In Ictalurus furcatus strain D&B chromosome 23, Billie_1.0, whole genome shotgun sequence, a single window of DNA contains:
- the alkbh8 gene encoding alkylated DNA repair protein alkB homolog 8 isoform X1: MEAPVQNVKSVRRSKEDKKLVKRQIKASHALLKHEGITTASQPTQCVVVCNGGLGNGVSRELLMAVLTEGGAVESLLMPPNKPYSFATFASLQESQSAHTLCNGRVLECNGHHITLYCSYVLPVDRGECESVSLPPGLCVLEDFVSPEEESRLLQAVDWTSHNDDVTAQRELKHRRVKHYGYEFRYDNNNVDKDKPLPNGLPLVCDTLLQRCVCDGHISVLPDQLTVNQYESGQGIPPHVDTHSAFEDTILSLSLGAKTVMDFRHPDGRSVAVVLPPRSLLVMKGESRYLWTHGITPRKFDVVPASTAERSWVVNFNPSDLTLNQRGTRTSFTFRKIRYTPCDCAYPSVCDSQRPPSPPCLPVARSDACQLEERYVHHVYEEISAHFSSTRHAPWPRVRDFLLSLPNDAIMADIGCGNGKYLGINPQVFSLGCDRSVNLVSICAERGFHAVVCDALSVPLRSSAFDAVISIAVIHHFSTQERRLAAVTELVRLLKVGGRALIYVWAMEQEYKNQKSKYLKTNKNMENQDIMENMENQENIENQENMEPKTSKENTERRNDLDETESEASVRQVHAGNASSNPADAEEDCGKETSPRLSIHTNRTAFVSQDLLVPWHLKGEVKASPGAVFHRFYHVFQRGELEDLCVSVSGVEVQQSYYDQGNWCVVLRKTHQQQQ, translated from the exons ATGGAGGCTCCTGTGCAGAACGTGAAAAGCGTGAGAAGATCCAAAGAGGATAAAAAACTGGTGAAGAGACAAATAAAAGCTTCTCACGCACTGCTGAAGCATGAAGGCATCACCACCGCGTCCCAGCCCACTCAG tgtgtggtggtgtgtaaTGGAGGTTTAGGGAACGGTGTGAGCAGGGAGCTGCTGATGGCGGTGCTGACTGAAGGTGGCGCAGTGGAGTCTCTCCTCATGCCCCCTAATAAACCCTACAGTTTCGCCACGTTCGCGTCACTGCAGGAGAGTCAGAGCGCTCACACACTGTGTAACGGCCGCGTGCTGGAGTGTAACGGGCATCACATCACTCTGTACTGCAGCTACGTCCTACCAg tggatagaggagagtgtgagagtgtgtctcTCCCCCCCGGTCTCTGTGTGTTGGAGGACTTTGTGTCTCCAGAAGAAGAGTCTCGGTTGCTGCAGGCTGTGGATTGGACGTCACAtaatgatgatgtcacag cACAGCGAGAACTGAAGCACCGCAGAGTGAAGCATTATGGGTACGAATTTCGCTACGACAACAACAACGTGGACAAAGACAAACCGCTGCCCAACG gtctGCCGTTGGTGTGTGACACTCTGctgcagaggtgtgtgtgtgacggccACATCAGCGTCCTTCCTGATCAGCTCACAGTCAACCAGTACGAAAGTGGACAAG GAATCCCCCCGCATGTGGACACACACTCTGCGTTTGAGGACACCATCCTGTCTCTCAGTCTGGGAGCGAAG actGTAATGGATTTCCGTCACCCTGACGGTCGCTCCGTTGCCGTGGTTTTACCACCGAGGAGTCTGTTAGTGATGAAGGGTGAGAGTCGGTACCTCTGGACTCATGG tataaCACCCAGGAAGTTTGATGTGGTGCCTGCCTCAACAGCTGAGAGGTCATGGGTTGTGAACTTTAACCCCAGCGATCTGACTTTGAACCAGCGTGGCACAAGGACGTCGTTTACCTTCCGCAAAATCCGATACACACCCTGCGACtgtg cgtACCCATCAGTGTGTGACAGCCAGCGCCCCCCCTCCCCACCTTGTCTCCCGGTTGCTCGTAGCGACGCATGCCAGTTAGAGGAGCGGTACGTTCACCATGTGTATGAGGAAATCTCCGCCCATTTCAGCAGCACTCGCCATGCTCCCTGGCCACGCGTCCGCGACTTCCTGCTCTCGTTGCCGAACGACGCCATCATGGCCGACATCGGCTGTGGCAATGGCAAATACCTGGGAATCAACCCTCAGGTGTTCTcg CTGGGCTGTGACCGCAGCGTGAACCTGGTGTCGATCTGCGCTGAGCGAGGTTTCCACGCGGTGGTGTGTGACGCCCTGTCCGTCCCCCTGCGCAGCTCCGCCTTCGACGCCGTCATCTCCATCGCCGTCATCCATCATTTCTCCACACAG gaGAGAAGATTGGCTGCCGTTACAGAGCTGGTGCGTCTCCTGAAGGTCGGAGGTCGTGCCCTGATCTATGTGTGGGCAATGGAGCAGGAATACAAGAACCAAAAATCCAAATATCTCAAAACTAACAAGAACATGGAGAACCAGGACATcatggagaacatggagaaccAGGAGAACATCGAGAACCAGGAGAACATGGAACCAAAAACATCTAAAGAGAACACTGAACGCAGAAACGACCTGGATGAAACCGAAAGTGAGGCGAGTGTGAGGCAGGTGCATGCTGGGAACGCGAGCTCAAACCCGGCTGACGCCGAGGAGGACTGTGGGAAGGAGACCTCGCCCAGATTGAGCATTCACACCAATCGCACGGCGTTCGTGTCTCAGGATCTCCTCGTCCCGTGGCATCTGAAAGGTGAAGTGAAGGCGAGTCCTGGTGCTGTGTTCCACCGCTTTTATCACGTGTTCCAGCGTGGAGAGTTGGAGGATCTGTGTGTGTCCGTCAGCGGGGTGGAGGTGCAGCAGAGCTACTACGACCAGGGCAACTGGTGCGTCGTCCTGCGGAAaacacaccaacaacaacaataa
- the fbl gene encoding rRNA 2'-O-methyltransferase fibrillarin, with protein sequence MKPGFSPRGGGFGGRGRGGDRGGRGGDRGGFRGGRGGFRGGRGGGGGGFRSPSGEGGFRGRGGGRGMSRGRGGRGGGGGFRGGRKVTVEPHRHEGVFICRGKEDALVTKNMVVGESVYGEKRISVEDGEAKIEYRAWNPFRSKLAAAILGGIDKIHIKPGTKVMYLGAASGTTVSHVSDIVGPDGLVYAVEFSHRSGRDLLNVAKKRTNIIPIIEDARHPHKYRMLVGMVDVIFADVAQPDQTRIVALNAHNFLKNGGHFVISIKANCIDSTASPEAVFASEVKKMSSENMKPQEQLTLEPYERDHAVVVGVYRPPPKQKK encoded by the exons ATGAAGCCTG GTTTCAGTCCCCGCGGCGGTGGATTTGGTGGAAGAGGACGCGGTGGGGACCGAGGAGGACGCGGTGGAGACCGAGGAGGGTTTAGAGGAGGGCGAGGAGGGTTTAGAGGAGGGCGAGGTGGTGGAG GTGGAGGTTTTAGGTCTCCGAGTGGTGAAGGAGGATTCCGGGGCCGTGGTGGAGGCAGAGGCATGTCGAGGGGACGTGGGggcagaggtggaggaggagggttCAGAGGAGGAAGGAAGGTGACCGTGGAGCCTCACAGACATGAAG GTGTGTTTATCTGCCGCGGGAAGGAAGACGCCCTGGTGACGAAGAACATGGTGGTGGGAGAGTCCGTGTACGGGGAGAAGAGAATCAGTGTCGAG GACGGAGAAGCGAAGATCGAGTACAGGGCGTGGAACCCGTTCCGCTCTAAGCTGGCGGCGGCCATTCTGGGAGGAATCGATAAGATCCACATCAAACCCGGAACCAAAGTCATGTACCTGGGAGCGGCGTCAGGAACCACCGTGTCTCACGTCTCCGACATCGTCGGACCT gatggtTTGGTGTACGCAGTGGAGTTTTCTCACCGTTCCGGCCGAGATTTATTGAACGTGGCTAAAAAAAGAACCAACATTATTCCCATTATTGAAGACGCCAGACATCCGCACAAATACCGCATGCTGGTCG GGATGGTCGATGTGATTTTCGCTGACGTTGCTCAGCCGGATCAGACGCGTATCGTCGCCCTCAATGCTCACAACTTTCTCAAAAACGGCGGCCATTTTGTCATCTCCATCAAG GCAAACTGCATCGACTCAACAGCGTCGCCCGAGGCAGTGTTCGCGTCCGAGGTGAAGAAGATGAGCTCCGAGAACATGAAACCTCAGGAGCAGCTGACGCTCGAGCCATACGAGAGAGACCACGCTGTGGTCGTAGGGGTGTACAG GCCGCCtcctaaacagaagaaatga
- the alkbh8 gene encoding alkylated DNA repair protein alkB homolog 8 isoform X2, producing MAVLTEGGAVESLLMPPNKPYSFATFASLQESQSAHTLCNGRVLECNGHHITLYCSYVLPVDRGECESVSLPPGLCVLEDFVSPEEESRLLQAVDWTSHNDDVTAQRELKHRRVKHYGYEFRYDNNNVDKDKPLPNGLPLVCDTLLQRCVCDGHISVLPDQLTVNQYESGQGIPPHVDTHSAFEDTILSLSLGAKTVMDFRHPDGRSVAVVLPPRSLLVMKGESRYLWTHGITPRKFDVVPASTAERSWVVNFNPSDLTLNQRGTRTSFTFRKIRYTPCDCAYPSVCDSQRPPSPPCLPVARSDACQLEERYVHHVYEEISAHFSSTRHAPWPRVRDFLLSLPNDAIMADIGCGNGKYLGINPQVFSLGCDRSVNLVSICAERGFHAVVCDALSVPLRSSAFDAVISIAVIHHFSTQERRLAAVTELVRLLKVGGRALIYVWAMEQEYKNQKSKYLKTNKNMENQDIMENMENQENIENQENMEPKTSKENTERRNDLDETESEASVRQVHAGNASSNPADAEEDCGKETSPRLSIHTNRTAFVSQDLLVPWHLKGEVKASPGAVFHRFYHVFQRGELEDLCVSVSGVEVQQSYYDQGNWCVVLRKTHQQQQ from the exons ATGGCGGTGCTGACTGAAGGTGGCGCAGTGGAGTCTCTCCTCATGCCCCCTAATAAACCCTACAGTTTCGCCACGTTCGCGTCACTGCAGGAGAGTCAGAGCGCTCACACACTGTGTAACGGCCGCGTGCTGGAGTGTAACGGGCATCACATCACTCTGTACTGCAGCTACGTCCTACCAg tggatagaggagagtgtgagagtgtgtctcTCCCCCCCGGTCTCTGTGTGTTGGAGGACTTTGTGTCTCCAGAAGAAGAGTCTCGGTTGCTGCAGGCTGTGGATTGGACGTCACAtaatgatgatgtcacag cACAGCGAGAACTGAAGCACCGCAGAGTGAAGCATTATGGGTACGAATTTCGCTACGACAACAACAACGTGGACAAAGACAAACCGCTGCCCAACG gtctGCCGTTGGTGTGTGACACTCTGctgcagaggtgtgtgtgtgacggccACATCAGCGTCCTTCCTGATCAGCTCACAGTCAACCAGTACGAAAGTGGACAAG GAATCCCCCCGCATGTGGACACACACTCTGCGTTTGAGGACACCATCCTGTCTCTCAGTCTGGGAGCGAAG actGTAATGGATTTCCGTCACCCTGACGGTCGCTCCGTTGCCGTGGTTTTACCACCGAGGAGTCTGTTAGTGATGAAGGGTGAGAGTCGGTACCTCTGGACTCATGG tataaCACCCAGGAAGTTTGATGTGGTGCCTGCCTCAACAGCTGAGAGGTCATGGGTTGTGAACTTTAACCCCAGCGATCTGACTTTGAACCAGCGTGGCACAAGGACGTCGTTTACCTTCCGCAAAATCCGATACACACCCTGCGACtgtg cgtACCCATCAGTGTGTGACAGCCAGCGCCCCCCCTCCCCACCTTGTCTCCCGGTTGCTCGTAGCGACGCATGCCAGTTAGAGGAGCGGTACGTTCACCATGTGTATGAGGAAATCTCCGCCCATTTCAGCAGCACTCGCCATGCTCCCTGGCCACGCGTCCGCGACTTCCTGCTCTCGTTGCCGAACGACGCCATCATGGCCGACATCGGCTGTGGCAATGGCAAATACCTGGGAATCAACCCTCAGGTGTTCTcg CTGGGCTGTGACCGCAGCGTGAACCTGGTGTCGATCTGCGCTGAGCGAGGTTTCCACGCGGTGGTGTGTGACGCCCTGTCCGTCCCCCTGCGCAGCTCCGCCTTCGACGCCGTCATCTCCATCGCCGTCATCCATCATTTCTCCACACAG gaGAGAAGATTGGCTGCCGTTACAGAGCTGGTGCGTCTCCTGAAGGTCGGAGGTCGTGCCCTGATCTATGTGTGGGCAATGGAGCAGGAATACAAGAACCAAAAATCCAAATATCTCAAAACTAACAAGAACATGGAGAACCAGGACATcatggagaacatggagaaccAGGAGAACATCGAGAACCAGGAGAACATGGAACCAAAAACATCTAAAGAGAACACTGAACGCAGAAACGACCTGGATGAAACCGAAAGTGAGGCGAGTGTGAGGCAGGTGCATGCTGGGAACGCGAGCTCAAACCCGGCTGACGCCGAGGAGGACTGTGGGAAGGAGACCTCGCCCAGATTGAGCATTCACACCAATCGCACGGCGTTCGTGTCTCAGGATCTCCTCGTCCCGTGGCATCTGAAAGGTGAAGTGAAGGCGAGTCCTGGTGCTGTGTTCCACCGCTTTTATCACGTGTTCCAGCGTGGAGAGTTGGAGGATCTGTGTGTGTCCGTCAGCGGGGTGGAGGTGCAGCAGAGCTACTACGACCAGGGCAACTGGTGCGTCGTCCTGCGGAAaacacaccaacaacaacaataa